A stretch of DNA from Granulicella pectinivorans:
GGGGTGAACGACCTGGCGAATGAGCCCAAGTTTCTTCCGGTGGAGCAGTATGTGGCGAATATGGCCTGGATGATCGATGAGGCGCGGGCGCATGGGATTGTGGTGGTGGTTTCGACGATCCAGCATGTGGACGCCGTGAAGGTGATGACGCGGCATAAGGCTGAGTCGTTTGGGGATGAAGGGGTGAATGGGAAGGTCGACCGGTACAACCGGGCTTTGCTGGCGATGCTGCGGGAGAAGAAGGTGGCGGTGGCGGACTTTCAGCGGAAGCTGGACGCGGTGGGTGGGCCTACGGCGGCGTGGAGTACGGATGGGACGCATTTGACGGTGAAGGGGTATGAGTTGCTGGCTCAGACGTTTTTGCGGGCGATGCCGCGGGTGGTTTCGGGGACGGTGGTTTGTCTGGGCGATAGCTTGACGTATGGGGTGCCGTGGAGGACGAAGGAGAGGGATTCAGTGGAGACGTATCCGGCGCAATTAGAGAGGATGTTGCGGTAGATGTGTCGACTTCCTTGTGGGTTCCGTGGAACCCACATCCCAGATGCGGGATGTGGGGCACCCGGTTTGGTGGCGGTTGCTAGGATCTGTTGATGACGAGGGTTTGGACGGACTTATAGGTGATCTCGGTATCGTCTCCATGGAGGGTGACGGTGGCGGTGGCGCTGGTTCCGATCTTTAGAGGAAGCCCGGGGAGATTCCAAGTGCTGGCGGTGATGTCTCCGGGATTGATGCCGGGTGCGTGAATCAGGAAGGTGACATCGCCTGCGGTGAAGATCGCGATGCCTCTTTGGCTGGCGGTGGCGTCGATGGGTGGGGTGTGGGTGATGTTGATCCAGCCGATGGCACCGGAGGGGGTGCGCCACTGGATAGTGGCGGGGTGGAACTGGGAGTGGCCGTCTACGCCTACGGTTTGATGAGTGGATTCGGCTCCGAAGAGGACGTCGGTGCCGATCCAGGCGGTGGCTTTGCGTTGGTCGGTGATCTGGCGGGTGACCTGATGGGGGCCGGCGAAGTGTTCGAATTTGGCCCTGGCGGCGGACGGGACGGGGGAGCCCAGGAGGACGACCATAGGGACGAACCAGTTGTCGAGGGCGTGGTCTCCGGTGGCGGTGAGGGCCGGGAGAGGGGCTTTAGCGGCGGGCAGGAGGGTGCGGATCCAGAGGCCCATGAGGGAGGTGTAGGTCTCCATGTCCATGCCGTAGGAGCGGTCGTAGGGGCCGGCGATGTTGCGGAGATTGGGCTGGTAGAAGTCGGCGATGTCGGTCCAGAGGGTGGCTTCCATCTCGGCGCCGTGGGCGCGCATGGCGGGGGAGCTTCCGTAGATGCGCCAGAGACCGAGGCCGTAGAGATCCGTGCCGTAGTAGGTGGGGGAGTTGTACTCGCCGAAGGCGTTGTGGAGTTTGAAGAGGCGGTAGACTTCGGCGTTCCAGGCGGTGGCTTCGGCGAGGCGGCCGGTGTCGTGGTTGTGGGCGGCGATAAAGTCCCAGAGGGCGCCGTACATGAGGGCGGGGTTGGTGTAGGTGGGGGTGAGGCGGCCCTCCTGCTTTTCGCCCTTTACGGCGATGTCGATGGACTGGTAGAGACGCTGGGCGAGGGCGGCGGGGATGCGTTCGGGGAAGTCGGCGAGGATCATCTGGAAGGTGGTGCCGATGAAGACACGCCAGTTGGGGTCGAACTGGTTGAAATCGATGGCGTTTGCGGGGGGAAGGGGCTCGGAAGGGGTGCGGCGGAAGGTGCCGTACCACTTTGTTTTGGGGTCGAGGTACTGGTTGGCGAGGACGGCTTCGAGGGCGGCGGCGGCGTTGGCGCGGTCGCCGTTGGCATCGCGGAGGAGGAGTCCAAGGGCGTACCAACTGGTTTCGCGGACGACGAGGCGGGGATGATTGTTTTGACCGGGGAAGTTGACGAGGTGGGTGGTGGGGTCGAAGTTGGCGTCGGCTACGCGCATCATGTCGGTGAAGAGTTCAAGGGAGTTCTGGGGGAGTTCGGAGGGGTGGTGGGGGCGGGGGGCGGCTTGGAGGGGGAGGATGATGGTGAGGAGAGCAAAGAACAGGCAACAGCAAAAGCGAAATGCGGGGGTCTCTCCGCTGCGCTTCGCTCCGGTCGAGATGACGAGAGCTCTTGGCGTGCCATTCGAAGAAGCAAATTCCTTTGGATAGTTGGGGTTCATTGGGATGCCCTCTGCGTTTGGTTTGGAATGGCGACCTGCGAAGGATAACCTACAGGAGACGAGTACGTTGTTTGGGGGCCTGATGAGCAAAGCAGTGGATATGGCGGTGACGATCGCGGGGGTGAACTTCCGGTCGCCGGTGATTGCAGCCAGTGGGACTTTTGGGTATGGGGTGGAGTTTGAAGAGATCATCCACATGGAGAAGATCGGCGCGTTCGTGACGAAGGGTTTGTCACGGGAACCGATGGCTGGGAATAACGCGC
This window harbors:
- a CDS encoding SGNH/GDSL hydrolase family protein, encoding MKRIGLVMVLLLACPGWAAGVRVVNAGIAGQNSAEGRARFAHDVLEEKPSVLLLYFGVNDLANEPKFLPVEQYVANMAWMIDEARAHGIVVVVSTIQHVDAVKVMTRHKAESFGDEGVNGKVDRYNRALLAMLREKKVAVADFQRKLDAVGGPTAAWSTDGTHLTVKGYELLAQTFLRAMPRVVSGTVVCLGDSLTYGVPWRTKERDSVETYPAQLERMLR